A DNA window from Aspergillus nidulans FGSC A4 chromosome I contains the following coding sequences:
- a CDS encoding uncharacterized protein (transcript_id=CADANIAT00006899) has product MGANAKAQSWLHKLEEQGMLCAFHEEGTGSLTNQTMPVNVDVDAMDPDFIKSLPITPHDMTSNQIHVHGQISEPKNRQLLLDVAREYKDRSWVDVYTRVAVLLCKKNINLISGRVLLQILPSYAYDRDKVLSHARLYAKEFESVEITKDRFCIKIPSTGPALSVCSTLEAEGIRTLGTAVFSLPQAIAASQAGCLYISPYFNEIRANFNLSLWPNVEDPATQHTMSARLMQMLEMYRKLYKETGKTQPLIKNANFISPKEALAQGEFGVDSATVSAEVLSQLANIPYDVSVRPSGIVDIPKPQYPEHQNSVSSTPKRLQHLATTDPLAAADWDGSIASTDVDYLKHNGAELEKAIKADPIASARISDALDVFLKVEGESRELIEGVMKELA; this is encoded by the exons ATGGGTGCCAACGCCAAAGCCCAATCCTGGCTTCATAAGCTAGAGGAACAAGGTATGCTCTGCGCCTTTCATGAAGAGGGAACAGGATCCTTGACTAACCAGACAATGCCAGTTAACGTCGACGTCGATGCCATGGATCCAGACTTCATCAAGTCCCTGCCCATCACCCCGCACGACATGACGAGCAACCAAATCCACGTGCATGGTCAAATAAGTGAGCCCAAGAACAGACAGCTACTGCTTGATGTCGCCAGGGAGTACAAGGACCGTAGCTGGGTGGATGTCTATACGCGTGTG GCCGTCCTCCTCTGCAAAAAGAATATAAACCTCATCTCCGGTCGTGTCCTCCTGCAAATCCTCCCTTCGTATGCCTACGACAGGGATAAAGTCCTTTCCCATGCACGACTATACGCGAAAGAATTCGAATCAGTGGAGATTACCAAGGACAGATTCTGCATTAAGATTCCGTCAACCGGCCCCGCGCTCAGTGTCTGTTCTACACTCGAGGCGGAGGGGATTCGCACTCTGGGCACGGCGGTATTCTCGCTTCCGCAAGCGATTGCGGCCAGTCAGGCCGGATGTCTCTATATTAGCCCTTATTTCAATG AAATAAGGGCCAACTTCAATCTATCCCTCTGGCCGAACGTCGAGGACCCCGCGACGCAGCATACCATGTCTGCACGACTGATGCAGATGCTCGAGATGTATAGGAAACTATACAAAGAAACGGGAAAGACACAGCCGCTAATTAAGAATGCGAA CTTCATAAGCCCCAAGGAAGCTCTCGCCCAGGGCGAATTCGGTGTAGATTCCGCCACCGTCTCCGCAGAAGTTCTGTCACAGCTTGCAAATATCCCATATGACGTCTCTGTCCGCCCATCAGGGATCGTTGACATCCCCAAACCGCAATACCCCGAGCACCAGAACTCTGTGTCCTCTACCCCCAAACGTCTGCAACATCTCGCAACTACGGATCCGTTAGCTGCGGCGGACTGGGATGGAAGTATTGCGAGCACGGACGTGGATTATCTGAAACACAACGGCGCGGAACTCGAGAAGGCTATTAAGGCTGATCCCATTGCGAGTGCGAGGATCAGTGATGCCCTGGACGTGTTCTTGAAGGTTGAGGGGGAAAGTAGGGAGTTGATCGAGGGGGTTATGAAGGAGCTTGCCTAA